In the Urocitellus parryii isolate mUroPar1 chromosome 10, mUroPar1.hap1, whole genome shotgun sequence genome, one interval contains:
- the Ccna2 gene encoding cyclin-A2, which translates to MLGSSAPRPAARETGPALPALQQTGFQEDQENINPEKAPAPQPRTQAALAVLKAANPRCPAPQKPKTRRVAPLKDLPVNDEHVTAVPPWKANSKQPAFTIHVDEAEEETQKRPSEKRTECENVLAFSTAATLPGPRKPLVPLDYPMDGSFESPHTMDISIVLEDEKPVSVNEVPDYHEDIHTYLREMEVKCKPRVGYMKKQPDITNSMRAILVDWLVEVGEEYKLQNETLHLAVNYIDRFLSSMSVLRGKLQLVGTAAMLLASKFEEIYPPEVAEFVYITDDTYTKKQVLRMEHLVLKVLAFDLAAPTVNQFLTQYFLHQQPANCKVESLAMFLGELSLIDADPYLKYLPSVVAGAAFHLALYTVTGQSWPESLVQKTGYTLESLKPCLLDLHQTYLRAPQHAQQSIREKYKHSKYHGVSLLNPPETLNM; encoded by the exons ATGTTGGGCAGCTCCGCGCCGCGGCCTGCGGCCCGCGAGACGGGCCCGGCACTGCCGGCGCTGCAGCAGACGGGGTTCCAGGAGGACCAGGAGAACATCAACCCGGAGAAGGCGCCCGCCCCGCAGCCGCGGACCCAGGCCGCGCTGGCTGTGCTGAAAGCCGCGAACCCGCGGTGTCCCGCGCCGCAGAAGCCCAAGACGCGCCGG GTCGCACCTCTAAAGGATCTTCCCGTGAATGATGAGCATGTCACTGCTGTTCCTCCTTGGAAAGCAAACAGTAAACAGCCTGCATTCACCATTCATGTGGATGAAGCAGAGGAGGAGACTCAAAAGAGGCCATCTGAAAAAAGGACAGAGTGTGAGAATGTCCTGGCTTTTAGTACAGCTGCTACTTTACCTGGACCAAGAAAACCTCTGGTGCCTCTGGATTATCCAATGGATGGTAGTTTTG AGTCGCCACACACTATGGATATATCAATTGTGTTAGAAGATGAAAAGCCAGTGAGTGTTAATGAAGTGCCCGACTACCACGAGGATATTCACACATACCTTAGGGAAATGGAG GTCAAGTGTAAGCCTAGAGTGGGCTACATGAAGAAGCAGCCAGACATCACTAACAGTATGCGGGCTATCCTTGTGGACTGGCTGGTTGAAGTGGGAGAAGAATATAAACTACAGAATGAGACCCTGCACTTGGCTGTGAACTACATCGACAGGTTCCTCTCGTCCATGTCAGTGCTGAGAGGGAAACTTCAGCTTGTGGGCACAGCTGCCATGCTGCTGGCCTC AAAGTTTGAAGAAATATACCCCCCAGAAGTAGCAGAGTTTGTGTACATCACTGATGACACCTATACCAAGAAGCAGGTGCTGAGAATGGAGCACCTAGTTTTGAAAGTCCTTGCTTTTGACCTAGCTGCACCAACAGTAAATCAGTTTCTTACCCAATACTTTCTACATCAGCAGCCTGCAAACTGTAAAGTTGAAAGCTTAGCAATG TTCTTGGGAGAGTTGAGTTTGATAGATGCCGACCCGTACCTGAAGTACCTGCCATCAGTGGTTGCTGGAGCTGCCTTTCACTTGGCTCTCTACACTGTCACAGGCCAGAGCTGG CCTGAATCGCTGGTACAGAAGACCGGATACACCCTGGAAAGCCTCAAGCCCTGTCTCCTGGACCTCCACCAGACCTACCTCAGAGCCCCGCAGCATGCACAGCAGTCCATAAGGGAGAAGTACAAGCACTCGAA GTATCATGGAGTTTCTCTCCTCAACCCACCAGAGACACTAAACATGTAA
- the Exosc9 gene encoding exosome complex component RRP45 isoform X1, producing MKETPLSNCERRFLLRAIEEKKRLDGRQTYDYRSIRVSFGTDYGCCVVELGKTRVLGQVSCELVSPKLNRATEGILFFNLELSQMAAPAFEPGRQSDLLVKLNRLLERCLRNSKCIDTESLCVVAGEKVWQIRVDLHLLNHDGNIIDAASIAAIVALCHFRRPDVSVQGDEVTLYAPEERDPVPLSIHHMPICVSFAFFQQGMYLLVDPNEREERVMDGLLVIAMNKHREICTIQSSGGIMLLKDQVLRCSKIAGVKVAEITELIQKALENDQKVRKEGGKFGFAESIANQRITAFKMEKAPVDTSDVEEKAEEIMAEAEPPPEVIAEPVLWTPGTAQIGEGVENTWGVLEDSEKEGEDEGGSDEAVLPDDVKMDTAEVSDIGSQDAPIVLSDSEEEEMIILEPDKNPKKIRTQIVSAKQEKAPSKKPARKRKKKRIVN from the exons ATGAAGGAGACACCGCTCTCAAACTGCGAGCGCCGCTTCCTCCTCCGCGCCATCGAGGAAAAGAAG CGGCTGGACGGCAGGCAGACCTACGACTACAGGAGCATCCGGGTCTCCTTCGGGACGGACTACGGGTGCTGCGTGGTGGAGCTCGGGAAGACGAG AGTTCTTGGACAGGTTTCCTGTGAACTTGTTTCTCCAAAACTCAATCGGGCAACAgaaggtattcttttttttaaccttgaacTCTCTCAGATGGCTGCTCCAGCATTCGAACCTGGCAG GCAGTCAGATCTCTTGGTGAAGTTGAACCGACTTTTGGAAAGATGTCTAAGAAATTCAAAGTGTATAGACACTGAATCTCTTTGTGTTGTTGCTGGTGAAAAG GTTTGGCAGATACGTGTGGACCTACATTTATTAAATCATGATGGAAACATCATCGATGCTGCCAGCATTGCTGCAATTGTGGCCTTGTGTCACTTCCGAAGGCCTGATGTCTCTGTCCAAGGAGATGAAGTAACCCTG TATGCACCTGAAGAACGTGATCCTGTACCATTGAGCATCCACCACATGCCCATTTGTGTCAGTTTTGCCTTCTTCCAGCAAGG aATGTATCTCTTGGTGGATCCTAATGAACGAGAAGAACGGGTAATGGATGGCTTGCTGGTGATTGCCATGAATAAGCATCGAGAGATTTGTACCATCCAGTCCAGTGGTGGGATAATGCTACTGAAAGATCAA GTTTTGAGATGCAGTAAAATAGCTGGTGTGAAAGTAGCAGAAATTACAGAGCTAATACAGAAAGCTCTGGAGAATGACCAGAAAGTTag GAAAGAAGGTGGAAAGTTTGGCTTTGCAGAGTCTATAGCAAATCAAAGAATCACagcatttaaaatggaaaaggcCCCCGTCGATACCTCAGATGTAgaggagaaagcagaagagatCATGGCTGAAGCTGAGCCTCCTCCAGAAGT CATTGCTGAACCTGTGTTGTGGACACCTGGAACTGCCCAGATCGGAGAGGGAGTAGAGAACACCTGGGGTGTACTTGAAGACTCTGAGAAGGAAGGTGAGGACGAAGGTGGCAGTGACGAGGCTGTCCTTCCTGATGACGTGAAGATGGACACAGCAGAGGTTTCCGATATTGGAAGCCAAG ATGCCCCTATAGTGCTCTCAGAcagtgaagaagaagaaatgatcaTTTTAGAACCAGACAAGAATCCAAAGAAAATAAG AACACAGATCGTCAGtgcaaaacaagaaaaagcacCAAGTAAAAAgccagcaagaaaaagaaaaaagaagagaattgtTAACTAA
- the Exosc9 gene encoding exosome complex component RRP45 isoform X2, translating to MAAPAFEPGRQSDLLVKLNRLLERCLRNSKCIDTESLCVVAGEKVWQIRVDLHLLNHDGNIIDAASIAAIVALCHFRRPDVSVQGDEVTLYAPEERDPVPLSIHHMPICVSFAFFQQGMYLLVDPNEREERVMDGLLVIAMNKHREICTIQSSGGIMLLKDQVLRCSKIAGVKVAEITELIQKALENDQKVRKEGGKFGFAESIANQRITAFKMEKAPVDTSDVEEKAEEIMAEAEPPPEVIAEPVLWTPGTAQIGEGVENTWGVLEDSEKEGEDEGGSDEAVLPDDVKMDTAEVSDIGSQDAPIVLSDSEEEEMIILEPDKNPKKIRTQIVSAKQEKAPSKKPARKRKKKRIVN from the exons ATGGCTGCTCCAGCATTCGAACCTGGCAG GCAGTCAGATCTCTTGGTGAAGTTGAACCGACTTTTGGAAAGATGTCTAAGAAATTCAAAGTGTATAGACACTGAATCTCTTTGTGTTGTTGCTGGTGAAAAG GTTTGGCAGATACGTGTGGACCTACATTTATTAAATCATGATGGAAACATCATCGATGCTGCCAGCATTGCTGCAATTGTGGCCTTGTGTCACTTCCGAAGGCCTGATGTCTCTGTCCAAGGAGATGAAGTAACCCTG TATGCACCTGAAGAACGTGATCCTGTACCATTGAGCATCCACCACATGCCCATTTGTGTCAGTTTTGCCTTCTTCCAGCAAGG aATGTATCTCTTGGTGGATCCTAATGAACGAGAAGAACGGGTAATGGATGGCTTGCTGGTGATTGCCATGAATAAGCATCGAGAGATTTGTACCATCCAGTCCAGTGGTGGGATAATGCTACTGAAAGATCAA GTTTTGAGATGCAGTAAAATAGCTGGTGTGAAAGTAGCAGAAATTACAGAGCTAATACAGAAAGCTCTGGAGAATGACCAGAAAGTTag GAAAGAAGGTGGAAAGTTTGGCTTTGCAGAGTCTATAGCAAATCAAAGAATCACagcatttaaaatggaaaaggcCCCCGTCGATACCTCAGATGTAgaggagaaagcagaagagatCATGGCTGAAGCTGAGCCTCCTCCAGAAGT CATTGCTGAACCTGTGTTGTGGACACCTGGAACTGCCCAGATCGGAGAGGGAGTAGAGAACACCTGGGGTGTACTTGAAGACTCTGAGAAGGAAGGTGAGGACGAAGGTGGCAGTGACGAGGCTGTCCTTCCTGATGACGTGAAGATGGACACAGCAGAGGTTTCCGATATTGGAAGCCAAG ATGCCCCTATAGTGCTCTCAGAcagtgaagaagaagaaatgatcaTTTTAGAACCAGACAAGAATCCAAAGAAAATAAG AACACAGATCGTCAGtgcaaaacaagaaaaagcacCAAGTAAAAAgccagcaagaaaaagaaaaaagaagagaattgtTAACTAA